One Gigantopelta aegis isolate Gae_Host chromosome 1, Gae_host_genome, whole genome shotgun sequence genomic region harbors:
- the LOC121374407 gene encoding uncharacterized protein LOC121374407 isoform X1: MFLPTGSCSSRWKTNMETCPKTHKWVLNRTGIGCAWSNEQCVHDTDCCSGLCWLAHEGTDPRCTRGSIAKSCVFDYHCKDGLECGKSYQCCSPYWQSCVQTKDCCDTEKYICRSVTGFIYKKCLYPAHGSTATGNISLLTLLVGFSLCVTRLSV; this comes from the exons ATGTTTTTGCCGACCGGATCTTGCAGCAGTagatggaaaacaaatatggaAACGTGTCCGAAAACACACAAATGGGTACTAAACCGCACTG gtaTCGGGTGCGCGTGGTCCAACGAACAGTGCGTGCACGACACGGACTGTTGCAGCGGCCTCTGTTGGTTGGCGCACGAGGGCACGGACCCGAGGTGCACGCGGGGTTCCATCGCGAAGAGCTGTGTGTTCGACTACCACTGCAAGGACGGCCTGGAGTGCGGCAAGAGTTACCAGTGCTGCTCCCCCTACTGGCAGTCGTGCGTCCAGACGAAGGACTGCTGCGACACGGAGAAGTACATCTGTCGGTCCGTGACGGGATTCATCTACAAGAAGTGCCTCTACCCTGCACACGGCTCAACCGCCACCGGAAACATTTCCCTTTTGACTCTACTAGTTGGTTTCTCGCTGTGTGTGACACGGTTATCCGTATGA